From one Eptesicus fuscus isolate TK198812 chromosome 21, DD_ASM_mEF_20220401, whole genome shotgun sequence genomic stretch:
- the LOC103303232 gene encoding carcinoembryonic antigen-related cell adhesion molecule 6-like isoform X2, with product MESPSAPAHRGLLPWQGLLLAASLLTLWSLPTTAQLTIESVPPDAAEGKDVLLRVHNLPGNLVGYAWYKGETVDSNHKILSYIIDTQKITFGPAYSDREKIYHNGSLLFQNVTLKDTGYYTLVATDKDFKDKQVTGQLRVHPELPKPSITSNNSNPEEHKDPVVLTCELQTENTTYLWLINSQSLPVSARLQLSKDNRTLTLLPVTRNDTGPYECETRNPVSAARSDPFTLNVLYGPDAPTISPSDSDYLRGTNLGLSCHAASNPPAQYSWLINGSYQNTTQELFIPNITFNNSGSYTCLAHNSATRLNRTTVKIITVHESPAHRQDEAVPGQQHPHHRPRQEGGRWGLSV from the exons ATGGAGtccccctcagcccctgcccacagAGGACTTCTCCCCTGGCAGGGGCTCCTGCTGGCTG cCTCACTCCTCACCCTCTGGAgcctgcccaccactgcccagcTCACTATTGAATCAGTGCCGCCCGATGCTGCCGAAGGGAAGGATGTGCTTCTCCGTGTCCACAACCTGCCTGGGAATCTAGTGGGCTATGCTTGGTACAAAGGGGAAACAGTGGACAGCAACCATaaaattctatcctatataatagacaCTCAAAAAATTACCTTTGGGCCTGCATACAGTGATCGAGAGAAAATATACCATAATGGATCCCTGCTGTTCCAGAACGTCACCCTGAAGGACACAGGATACTACACCCTAGTAGCCACAGACAAAGATTTTAAGGACAAACAAGTAACTGGACAGCTCCGTGTACACC CGGAGTTACCCAAACCCAGCATCACAAGCAACAACTCCAACCCTGAGGAGCACAAGGACCCTGTCGTGTTAACGTGTGAACTTCAGACTGAGAACACCACCTACCTGTGGTTGATCAACAGTCAGAGTCTCCCAGTCAGTGCCAGGCTGCAGTTGTCCAAGGACAACAGGACTCTCACACTACTCCCTGTCACAAGGAATGACACAGGACCCTATGAGTGTGAAACCCGGAACCCCGTGAGTGCCGCCCGCAGTGACCCATTCACCCTGAATGTTCTCT ATGGCCCGGACGCCCCCACCATTTCCCCCTCCGACTCCGATTACCTACGTGGGACAAACCTCGGCCTCTCCTGCCATGCAGCCTCTAACCCGCCTGCACAGTATTCTTGGCTTATCAATGGGAGTTACCAGAACACCACACAGGAGCTCTTTATCCCCAACATCACTTTCAATAATAGTGGATCCTATACCTGCCTCGCCCATAACTCTGCCACTAGACTCAATAGGACCACGGTCAAGATAATTACAGTCCATG AGTCTCCTGCTCACAGACAGGATGAAGCTGTCCCGGGACAACAGCACCCTCACCATCGACCCCGTCAGGAGGGAGGACGCTGGGGGTTATCAGTGTGA
- the LOC103303232 gene encoding carcinoembryonic antigen-related cell adhesion molecule 6-like isoform X1 — protein MESPSAPAHRGLLPWQGLLLAASLLTLWSLPTTAQLTIESVPPDAAEGKDVLLRVHNLPGNLVGYAWYKGETVDSNHKILSYIIDTQKITFGPAYSDREKIYHNGSLLFQNVTLKDTGYYTLVATDKDFKDKQVTGQLRVHPELPKPSITSNNSNPEEHKDPVVLTCELQTENTTYLWLINSQSLPVSARLQLSKDNRTLTLLPVTRNDTGPYECETRNPVSAARSDPFTLNVLYGPDAPTISPSDSDYLRGTNLGLSCHAASNPPAQYSWLINGSYQNTTQELFIPNITFNNSGSYTCLAHNSATRLNRTTVKIITVHEPVGKPTLRASNATVTEQKDAVVLTCLTNDTGISSRWLFKNQSLLLTDRMKLSRDNSTLTIDPVRREDAGGYQCEVFNPVSSRKSDPFRLDVQSEQTYTGYSVGTIIGSVIGVLVVVALGASLGYFLYLRRTRRASDPRGLQEHPSPAATPGQGPTGTSAFRGPLPDPKTAGHIYEELLNPNTEVYCRVIPRADVAS, from the exons ATGGAGtccccctcagcccctgcccacagAGGACTTCTCCCCTGGCAGGGGCTCCTGCTGGCTG cCTCACTCCTCACCCTCTGGAgcctgcccaccactgcccagcTCACTATTGAATCAGTGCCGCCCGATGCTGCCGAAGGGAAGGATGTGCTTCTCCGTGTCCACAACCTGCCTGGGAATCTAGTGGGCTATGCTTGGTACAAAGGGGAAACAGTGGACAGCAACCATaaaattctatcctatataatagacaCTCAAAAAATTACCTTTGGGCCTGCATACAGTGATCGAGAGAAAATATACCATAATGGATCCCTGCTGTTCCAGAACGTCACCCTGAAGGACACAGGATACTACACCCTAGTAGCCACAGACAAAGATTTTAAGGACAAACAAGTAACTGGACAGCTCCGTGTACACC CGGAGTTACCCAAACCCAGCATCACAAGCAACAACTCCAACCCTGAGGAGCACAAGGACCCTGTCGTGTTAACGTGTGAACTTCAGACTGAGAACACCACCTACCTGTGGTTGATCAACAGTCAGAGTCTCCCAGTCAGTGCCAGGCTGCAGTTGTCCAAGGACAACAGGACTCTCACACTACTCCCTGTCACAAGGAATGACACAGGACCCTATGAGTGTGAAACCCGGAACCCCGTGAGTGCCGCCCGCAGTGACCCATTCACCCTGAATGTTCTCT ATGGCCCGGACGCCCCCACCATTTCCCCCTCCGACTCCGATTACCTACGTGGGACAAACCTCGGCCTCTCCTGCCATGCAGCCTCTAACCCGCCTGCACAGTATTCTTGGCTTATCAATGGGAGTTACCAGAACACCACACAGGAGCTCTTTATCCCCAACATCACTTTCAATAATAGTGGATCCTATACCTGCCTCGCCCATAACTCTGCCACTAGACTCAATAGGACCACGGTCAAGATAATTACAGTCCATG AGCCAGTGGGGAAGCCCACCCTCCGAGCCAGCAATGCCACAGTCACAGAGCAGAAGGATGCCGTGGTCCTGACCTGCCTCACAAATGACACTGGGATCTCCAGCCGGTGGCTCTTCAAGAACCAGAGTCTCCTGCTCACAGACAGGATGAAGCTGTCCCGGGACAACAGCACCCTCACCATCGACCCCGTCAGGAGGGAGGACGCTGGGGGTTATCAGTGTGAAGTCTTCAACCCCGTCAGTTCCAGGAAAAGTGACCCCTTCAGGCTGGATGTGCAAT CAGAACAAACCTACACTGGCTACTCTGTGGGGACCATCATTGGCAGCGTGATCGGGGTCCTCGTTGTGGTGGCTCTGGGGGCCTCCCTGGGCTATTTCCTGTACCTCAGGAGGACTAGGAG GGCCAGTGACCCCCGTGGCCTCCAAGAGCACCCATCCCCAGCGGCCACCCCTG GCCAGGGTCCCACTGGAACCTCTGCCTTTCGG GGTCCCCTACCCGACCCCAAGACAGCAGGCCACATCTATGAG GAATTACTCAACCCAAATACAGAGGTATACTGCCGGGTCATCCCCAGAGCAGACGTGGCTTCTTAG